The region TAGACATCGACCCCAAAATCCAAGCTGTGCGCACCCAAGAGAAAGAGCAGATCAAGACTCTCAACAACCGCTTTGTCTCTTTCATTGATAAGGtaataacacatttcacaaaaaccTTTGCTGAATGTTTAGCGtaagttttaaataattttcaATATGCTGATAATCTTGTTTAGATACATGATTGacctaaaataatgtttaaaggTCAATAATTtaccttctctctgtctgttttgtgtggTACTTCCTTGTTGTCTCCCAGGTAAGATTCCTGGAGCAGCAGAACAAAATGCTGGATACCAAGTGGAAGCTGCTGCAGGAACAGACTGCTGCTACTTCTAACGTTGAGCCCATGATGAAGTTGTACATCAGCAATCTGCAAAAACAGCTAGAGTTAATCCACAATGACAAACAAAGGCTTGACATGGAGAACAATGTcatgcacaaaaatgttgacGACTACAGGACCAAGTAAGACtgcaaaaatgtaacaaaatccTTGTGATAGAAAgtgaactagttcatgtagtCAACATACAACATCTGATGAAGCACATACTGATATCAAGATTAATGGGATGGTTTTTTGGCTGTTTCAGATATGAGCAAGAGATCAACAAGAGGAATGATGCAGAGAATGAGTTTGTCATGCTCAAAAAGGTTCAGTATGCTGTCATGATGAAATTTGttttctaagtgtgtgtgtgtgtttaatactgATAGATGGTATGTTCttcaaagtaaagaaaaacaacacaaaattaaTCCAGATTAAGGTCTTGTGTTAGCTTTTATTCCATCTATATATTTACAAGCAATTTCTCCACTAATAATTTTCATTGTCCGTTTACTAGTACAGCTATAAGGAAGTAAACTTCCCCTAAAACATAACTGTGTCTGCTAGAGGAAAAAGCACAGAGAGAagatgtttgatatttttttattgactttcCCCAGGATGTGGATGCAGGTTATATGTCCAAGGTGGATCTAGATGACATGGTGACTGATATTAATGATGAGCTGAACTTCCGCAGGGGCCTGTATGAAATGGTATGTACAACTCTTcactcactttttttaaaaatataaagatatcAAAGAAATATATGTGAGATTGTATAGCTTGTTCTaactgttgctgtgtgtgttgttttatttaaaaaaggagctCCAAGAGCTGCAGAACAGCATGAAGGACACCTCTGTGGTGGTGCAGATGGATAATTCTCGTGCCCTGAACATGGATCACGTAGTGTCTGAGGTCAAGGCTCAGTATGAGGTGATTGCAGCACGCAGCCGCGATGAAGCCGAAAGCTGGTACAAGAAGAAGGTGAGAAACTGCGACAAATGACACTGGGTGTAATATGAATACATACATGTAGCTGTTTTGAATGAAAACAAGTTTCTCCTAAAAACTAAAAGTATAAAGAAGGTTAACAGTTAACTTAAGCGCATAAATCCACCAGAATGTCTGAGTGATGTCTTCACAATGTCTTTTTGACAGAAACCACCCATGTAAAACCTGATAATCACCGATTCCGcatgtttcttttcatgtttgATCTCTGCCGGCACCAGTTTGACCAGATGGCTGCTGAGGCCAACCAGTATGGTGGCGAGCTGCGTACCTCCAAGGGGGAAATAGCTGAGCTCACCCGAATGATCAGGCGTCTGCAGAATGAGATCGAGACTGTAAAAGCACAGGTGAGAGAAAGGTTATAAAGTTTATGAGTGTCTTAACgttgcatatttaaatgtcagttGAGATAATGTGTGAAATAAACATCTTAGAGCTTTGAGCACAATAGAAACAGTTTGATTTGCTGATTCAAATCAGTAAAGAATCAGGTGTAAAAGAGAATACAAAAagaaactgtataatatttacacatacataGGGTTATAACAAACAgtaattttcattattgattaatctatcTGTTTTCTCAACTAATTCATTAATTGTTTAGTCcataaaatgtaagaatatGTTGAAAAATGTCTACCACAGTTTTAAAGAGCCTAAGGTGACGTTTTCAAATGTCCAAATATCTTTGGATTGTGGAATATCTTTTTCAAcaatccaaatatattcagtttactcttATAGAAGAATAAAgatatcagaaaatattcacactgaAGACCCTGGAATCAgtgaatttggacatttttctttaaaaataactaatgatgaaaataattgcagTTTCATTTGACAGATGAATccattaattgttgcagcttgaCATATACAACATTTTTCAAGTTTAGTATTTCCCCTCAGGCAGGatcaaacaagaagaaaagagttAATTGCTGTTCACAAGGCTGTCAACGACAGCCTGTGGAAGTTCAAGTGTTTTGGTTTGGGTGTTACCAGAAGTTTACAAAATTACATAACACCTTCACAATGATAGAGTCAATAATAAATCTCTGATCCTGTATTTTAAAGTGTTGATTGCTTGCCCAAATCTTACTGTGCGCTTACATCATCCAtcacttcactttttttcaGCGTGCCAGCCTTGAGGGCCAGTTAGCCGAAGCAGAGCAACGTGGAGATGACGCTGTGCAGGATGCCAAGGCTCGCATCAGGGACCTGGAGCTGGCTCTGCAGAGGGCCAAGCAGGATATGGCTCGGCAGCTCAGAGAGTACCAGGAGCTCATGAATGTGAAGCTAGCCCTGGACATTGAGATCTCCACCTACAGGAAACTgctggaaggagaggagggaaggtgAGTTGTGTAGTTCTTATAACATATTGGCTAAATAAGGCTAATTCACACTTTTATGGGTAAAATCCTAAATTAATTGGAGCGTACATGTTTTACTTTGCCATTCCtactacatactgtatgtcctgctttctcacacacagactTGGGCAGGAGTCTGTTTACAACATTGTAACAGTGCCAACCCAATTTAAGCAAAGTAAGTATTTACAGCTGTAAATGGCACCATTATTATTACAATCCCTGTGACAGCCTTTttatatgtgtttctgtgtgtgtaatctTTTCACTGTCTTCTTCCCTACAGCCAACCTGGTTCTCAACGAGGAGCAGCGAAAATCAGGCCCCATTCTCATCAAGACAGTGGAGACCCAAAACATATCATACAGCTAAAGCAGAAAAGACACGGCAGTACTGGATCACTCTGGTCTTTCAGCTCCAGCTTTTCATTAATCTCTTTGTAACCTACAATAAGCCAACTGCACTGATGAGCCAAACATATGTATTGTGTTAATTTTTCTCCTTGTCCTGAGTGTCACATTAATTACTATTTGCACATTTACTGTTTAAAGTTAATGTACTCAGATGCATGATCATGTGTCCCTTTTTCCTTGaataattattaaaagaaaTCAGACTCAGTTTCACGATTCTCTTTTTTCCATTGCCATCAAAACATGCCGCAAAATCAGTAACAGCTGCTCATGTGACAAAAAActgacaggggaaaaaaatgttatggGATCATGAAAAATACCATAACCATATATCTAATTAATAGTTTTCTGAGGATACTTATACGGTTTACAGGTGGTGGGTCGCTATAGTTACAAATCTATTAGGCCAGCAGTCCAAGtagaaactgaaaacaaaataacattacagTAATTAATGCCAAGGACACTGACGCTGTTGCAGACTTTTGTTATGACTTGTTTTTAATACCTGTATCTGCACTTTGACCACCTGAATCTCCTCTTTGGGATAATAAAGTTGACTTTGAGAAAAGTTTGTTTTACAGTCTGTATATTAGGTCTGAACAATGTATGTTACTCTAATTCAAAATAAGAGTTTTGAATAAGGAGATAATGCAGATTGTTGAAAATGTACAGTGCATCCAGAAAGTATTCACACATTCACttcccccacattttgttattctAAAATGGATTCGATTCCTTTTTATTctcatctacacacaataccctataatgacaaagaaaaaggtTTAGACAGTTtagcaaatgtattaaaaattaaaaactgaaatatcacatGTACATAAATATTCACACTCTTTACACAGTACTTTGTTGAGGCACCCTTGGCAGCGATTACAGCCTCAAATCTTCTTGGgtatgaagctacaagcttggcacacctgtatttggggtatttatcccattcttctctgcagatcctctcaagctctgtcaggttAGATGGGGAGCGTTGCTGCACAGCTATTTTCAGGTCTTCCCAGAGATGTTCAATCAGGTTCAAGTCTGGGCTCTGGCTGTGCCACTCAAGGACATTCACAGACTTGTCCGGAAGCCACTCCTTCGTTGTCTTAGCTGTGTGCTTGGGGTCATTGTCTTGTTGGAAGGTAAACCTTCACCCGTGCCTGGTCCTGAGTGCTCTGGAGCAGGTTTTCATTAAGGATCTCTCTGCATTTTGCTCCGTTCATCTTTCCCTCGATCCTGACTAGTCTCCCAGTTCCTGCCACTGAAAaacatccccacagcatgatgctgcctcTACCATGCTTCACTGTAGGGATGGTATTAGCCAGGTGATGAGAGGtgcctggtttcctccagaTGTGATGCTTGACATTCAGGCCAGAGAGTTCAACCCCACCATTATACTAGTCTGGGTcaaattttaagtttaaaaggCTGCTAGCCAAAATTGTAATTTGAAAAATCACAAATGACTGGGTGTTTGAAGGTAGtgtttttgtcactgttttATACAATTACCTACTtagagtttgtgttttttgtctttttaaatatgaaccAGGCTACTTGAAAAGCTGCTATGCTCTTTTAGGTCGTACATTAAACTTTATGTAATGTTATTCCAAAGCACTACTGCAAACTAGAGCAAACCAGACTCAATCTGGACTCTgggaaaaatgaataatttgcaTTGCTGCCATCCAGTGTTTGTTTAAAGAAAGTACAGCTCACACTGACCAGAATAGACCAGTTCATAAGTACAAGTGTTGTTTTATACAGGTCCAGACAATTGTTAGTTAGTAGCCTACTACGCACAATTATGGTTCTTTATTTTGTCTAATTACATagacaaatgaattaaaacgTTTACATTTTGGGATATTGTTCACAGAAGTATtaactactttaaaaaatatgtacacCACATGGATTCAGACGTGTGTGATTTTTGCTGCCTTTACCTTAATTAAGTGGATATTACAGCTATAAAGGCTATTGAGACGTACCCAAACTGACCGTTTCGTTAGTGTCCGTGTTGCCCATCGCCTGTAAGGCAGCGTTCAGGGCTTAACGTCACGGATCACTTCCTACTTCCAGATACTCGTGGCTGAGTTGCCACAGAGGGAAAGGCAGTTGATTAGAAGCTGCAGCTGCATACCCAGTCCAGGCGTTACCCCACTATTAAAACATGAATCTGTCTGCTGTCTGAAgatattctttttctttacgACACTTTGACTCATTTAATGATTCTTTTCCAACAACTCTGCTTCCAAGGTAACTGCACTCTCTACACTTTGGTGTTTTGAAAAATTACAATGTgcattgtattgtatattttaggATATGTGGGTGGACATCTTTCAAAGTAGGGAGGTGACATTTAATGACAATGACAATGTAGTTTGTTAGAAAACATAAATGACATGCCTGTATGCGATCAATTCTTCtaactgtattattatatgtgtcCTCTTTTAACAGTGATGTTACACAATGGACAAAGAAATCATGTTGAGTCACATCCTGCAATCAAGGGGCATGTCATCACTTCTTGGTGGAGAGCTGCCTATCAGTGtgttaaacaacaataaatactTATCACCGCTCACTTCTGAAGCTCAGGTGACAGACAAAAATGTGGACGACAGCTCAACCTCCCTTGATCATGCCATCCACATCGCTCTCACTGGTGAAATCAATACGGTCACACTGGTTGGTCCAGAAGGATCAGGTAAAACAACAGCTCTGGAGAAGCTGGTTGTGGATTGGGCAAAAGGAGAACACATTCAAAACTTTTCTCATGTGTTTCATTTCCGGTTTAGAGAGATGAACTCACTTGAAGGGATGCTCTCCCTGGAGACATTAATGCTAAACCATCACAGTCATGTCTCCCCTGAGTCCTTGCTGCTTGTTCTGCAGAGGCCTGAGactgtgttatttatttttgatgacTTAGATCAGTACAAACACAGCCTGGACCCCTCTGTCCACACCCTCTGCTCTGACCCCAGCCAAGCAGCCTCAGTGTCCTGTTTAGTGGCCAGCTTGCTTCATGGATCACTGCTGAAAGGAGCAGCCTGCCTGGTGGCAACCAGGCCGACGGGATGTCTCAAGTGTCTGAGTGGCACCCAGGTGGAAGTGTTAGGGTTTCTGAAGCCCCAGAGAGAAGCGTACGTTAAAGGGTTCTTTACCGACCAAACTGTTGCCAACAAATCACAGATGCACATGGAAAGGACTCTAGGCTTTTATGATTTCTGTACCGCTCCTAGATTTTGCTGGACGGTTTGCTCTATGTACAAGTCTCTGATCGAAGCTGGAGCAGAACTTCCTGAAACACTGTCTCAGTTGTACGTAGATATCCTGATGCACCTGATTCAAATGCTTTCGCTGAATGAGGCAGGCGTCAGAGAACTAGTGCTGACCCTTGGCAAGATGGCTGCTCATTGCTCTCTTGACCAGCATTCGAGCTGCACCAAAGAAGAAATGTATTCCTTTGGTTTCCAGCGGTTTCTTACCTCTGAAAGCTCAGTGGGTGTTTTCTTGCAAATAGATGGTGACTTGGAGTCAGACAGATGTGTCTTCTCCTTCCACTCCAAACTGATACAGGAGTTTGTTTTGGCCGTGTCTTTCTTTTTGGAGAAGTCAACTTTAGAGGGTGTGGAGAAGATGTTGGAAAAGCACAGAGGCCATGCAAAGTTTCTGGAGCTCTTCTTGTCAGGGCTGTCAGAGCCAGTGCAGCGCAGACCGCTGGAGACCCTACTGGGGGAGTTCAACTCAGATAAGATCACAGA is a window of Scomber scombrus chromosome 10, fScoSco1.1, whole genome shotgun sequence DNA encoding:
- the LOC133987631 gene encoding keratin, type II cytoskeletal 8-like, which produces MSLRNNRSSRKGLHVSPGGFSSMSLGSYSIPRISYGASQVSITPVTINKSLLTPVKIDIDPKIQAVRTQEKEQIKTLNNRFVSFIDKVRFLEQQNKMLDTKWKLLQEQTAATSNVEPMMKLYISNLQKQLELIHNDKQRLDMENNVMHKNVDDYRTKYEQEINKRNDAENEFVMLKKDVDAGYMSKVDLDDMVTDINDELNFRRGLYEMELQELQNSMKDTSVVVQMDNSRALNMDHVVSEVKAQYEVIAARSRDEAESWYKKKFDQMAAEANQYGGELRTSKGEIAELTRMIRRLQNEIETVKAQRASLEGQLAEAEQRGDDAVQDAKARIRDLELALQRAKQDMARQLREYQELMNVKLALDIEISTYRKLLEGEEGR